A region from the Rosa rugosa chromosome 6, drRosRugo1.1, whole genome shotgun sequence genome encodes:
- the LOC133715355 gene encoding uncharacterized protein LOC133715355 has product MARTALLHLLRSHSKNLATSNFLPGYQPCKSGAWARGRGLNNKPSCNSGVLINAFQKRWVSQAATREDDGKISIGPRRGVETGKDEKDSGIVYYGPISSTIKKVKLLSLSTCCLSVSLGPVITFMTSPDMNVILKGAVASSVIFLSASTTAALHWFVTPYIHKLKWKPGSDSFEVEMLSWLATYIPRTIKFADIRPPETQRPFVTFKANGQFYFVDADHCQNKALLAKLTPQKAPTRESAFKNL; this is encoded by the exons ATGGCGAGGACGGCTCTCCTTCACTTGCTCCGATCACACTCTAAAAACCTCGCTACATCAAATTTCCTTccag GTTATCAACCTTGTAAGTCTGGAGCATGGGCACGTGGTCGTGGCCTGAACAACAAACCTAGTTGCAACTCTGGTGTTCTGATCAATGCTTTCCAGAAGAGATGGGTGTCTCAAGCTGCAACAAGAGAAGATGATGGCAAAATCAGCATTGGACCACGTAGAGGTGTTGAAACTGGGAAAGATGAAAAAGATTCTGGGATTGTATACTATGGTCCGATCTCATCTACTATCAAGAAAGTGAAACTTCTCTCGCTTTCAACCTGCTGCCTTTCTGTATCTTTAGGCCCTGTGATAACCTTTATGACATCACCTGATATGAATGTTATCTTAAAGGGTGCGGTGGCATCTTCAGTGATATTCTTAAGTGCTTCTACCACAGCTGCCCTTCATTGGTTTGTGACCCCATACATTCACAAGCTCAAGTGGAAGCCTGGTTCAGACAGTTTTGAGGTCGAAATGTTGTCATGGCTAGCAACTTACATACCAAGGACAATTAAGTTCGCTGATATCCGGCCACCAGAAACCCAAAGGCCCTTTGTGACTTTCAAGGCCAATGGACAGTTTTACTTTGTTGATGCTGATCATTGTCAGAATAAGGCTTTGTTAGCAAAGCTGACCCCTCAGAAAGCACCAACTCGTGAGTCTGCTTTTAAGAACTTGTGA